A window of Thermosynechococcus sp. NK55a contains these coding sequences:
- a CDS encoding protochlorophyllide reductase, with amino-acid sequence MSDQPRPTVIITGASSGVGLYATKALANRGWHVVMACRNLEKAEKTAKDMQIPPEAYSILHLDLSSLASVRGFVESFRALNRPLRALVCNAAVYYPLLKEPIYSVDGYEMTVATNHLGHFLLINLLLEDLKNSPESDKRLVILGTVTANRKEFGGKIPIPAPPDLGNLEGFEKGFKKPIAMINGKPFKSGKAYKDSKLCNMLTARELHRRFHESTGIVFSSLYPGCVADTPLFRHHFPLFQKLFPLFQKYITGGYVSQETAGERVAMVVADPDFRQSGVHWSWGNRQKEGRKAFVQELSAEGSDEQKARRLWELSEKLVGLA; translated from the coding sequence ATGAGTGATCAGCCACGCCCAACGGTCATAATTACGGGTGCATCCTCTGGAGTGGGATTGTATGCTACCAAAGCCTTAGCCAATCGGGGCTGGCACGTTGTTATGGCCTGCCGCAATCTTGAAAAAGCTGAGAAAACGGCCAAGGACATGCAGATTCCACCGGAGGCCTACAGCATTTTGCATTTGGACTTGTCTTCCTTAGCTAGCGTGCGCGGCTTCGTTGAGTCATTTCGGGCATTGAATCGCCCCCTGCGGGCTCTTGTCTGCAATGCTGCCGTCTATTATCCGCTGCTTAAGGAACCCATCTACAGTGTGGATGGCTATGAAATGACGGTAGCCACCAATCACTTGGGGCATTTTCTTTTGATCAATCTCTTGCTAGAAGACTTGAAAAATTCTCCCGAAAGCGATAAGCGCTTGGTGATTCTCGGTACGGTGACGGCCAACCGCAAAGAATTCGGCGGGAAAATTCCCATTCCGGCCCCCCCTGATTTGGGGAACCTCGAGGGCTTTGAAAAGGGCTTTAAGAAACCCATTGCCATGATTAACGGTAAGCCCTTCAAATCGGGCAAGGCCTACAAAGACAGTAAGCTCTGCAATATGCTAACGGCACGGGAACTGCATCGTCGCTTCCACGAGAGCACCGGAATTGTTTTTAGTTCCCTTTACCCGGGTTGTGTGGCCGACACGCCTCTGTTTCGCCACCACTTCCCCCTCTTTCAGAAGCTCTTCCCCCTCTTTCAAAAGTACATTACGGGTGGTTATGTTAGCCAAGAAACAGCGGGGGAGCGGGTAGCAATGGTCGTGGCAGACCCTGACTTTCGTCAGTCGGGGGTGCACTGGAGCTGGGGGAATCGCCAAAAAGAAGGCCGCAAAGCCTTTGTCCAAGAACTCTCGGCAGAGGGCAGCGATGAGCAAAAAGCCCGCCGTCTTTGGGAGTTGAGCGAAAAACTGGTGGGATTGGCCTAA
- the gndA gene encoding NADP-dependent phosphogluconate dehydrogenase, producing MSQQDFGVIGLAVMGENLALNVERNGFSVAVYNRTPARTEAFMAERAAGRRFKATYSLEELVASLSRPRRILAMVKAGQPVDDLIQQLKPLLEPGDILIDGGNSLYTDTERRVAEMEAAGLCFFGMGVSGGEEGALNGPSLMPGGSREAYQALEPILTKIAAQVDDGPCVTYIGPGGSGHFVKMVHNGIEYGDMQLIAEAYDLLKNLLGLNHQQLHEVFKSWNETPELNSFLIEITSQIFTYIDPETHLPLVDVIVDAAGQKGTGRWTVESALEMGVAIPTIAAAVNARIMSSIKAERMAAAQVLPGPAAHFSGNAEEFIAKIRDALYCSKICSYAQGMALIAKGSQELFDNQLNLSEIARIWKGGCIIRAGFLNKIKQAYGENPQLANLLLAPEFRQTILDKQAAWREVLVEATRAGIAVPAFGASLEYFDSYRRDRLPQNLTQAQRDFFGAHTYERIDKPGTFHTEWVPIREAGKASV from the coding sequence ATGTCACAGCAAGATTTCGGCGTTATTGGCCTCGCCGTCATGGGGGAAAACCTTGCCCTCAATGTGGAGCGCAATGGATTTTCCGTGGCGGTTTATAATCGCACACCCGCCCGCACCGAAGCTTTCATGGCCGAACGAGCCGCAGGCCGTCGCTTCAAGGCTACCTATAGTCTTGAGGAATTGGTTGCCTCCCTGTCGCGGCCGCGCCGCATTTTGGCAATGGTCAAAGCAGGGCAACCTGTGGATGATCTGATCCAGCAGCTCAAGCCCCTCCTTGAACCCGGCGATATCCTCATTGATGGTGGCAACTCCCTCTATACCGATACCGAACGCCGCGTTGCCGAAATGGAGGCGGCGGGACTTTGCTTTTTTGGTATGGGGGTCAGCGGTGGTGAAGAGGGTGCCCTCAATGGCCCAAGTCTCATGCCTGGCGGCAGTCGTGAAGCCTACCAAGCCCTCGAACCCATTCTCACCAAAATTGCAGCGCAAGTGGATGATGGCCCCTGTGTCACTTACATTGGACCAGGGGGGTCGGGTCACTTTGTCAAGATGGTGCACAACGGTATTGAGTATGGCGATATGCAGCTCATTGCCGAGGCCTATGACCTACTAAAAAACCTTCTTGGCCTTAATCACCAGCAACTCCATGAGGTCTTCAAAAGCTGGAATGAAACCCCTGAACTTAACTCATTTTTGATTGAAATTACCAGCCAGATTTTCACCTATATTGACCCAGAAACCCATTTGCCCCTTGTGGATGTGATTGTGGATGCGGCAGGTCAAAAGGGAACTGGTCGCTGGACGGTGGAAAGTGCTCTTGAGATGGGGGTGGCGATTCCAACCATTGCCGCTGCCGTGAATGCTCGCATCATGTCCTCTATCAAGGCCGAACGGATGGCGGCTGCCCAAGTGCTCCCTGGTCCTGCGGCTCACTTTAGCGGCAATGCCGAAGAATTCATTGCCAAAATTCGCGATGCCCTCTACTGCTCGAAGATCTGCTCCTATGCCCAAGGCATGGCCCTGATTGCCAAAGGCTCCCAGGAACTCTTTGATAACCAACTGAACCTGAGTGAGATTGCCCGCATTTGGAAAGGGGGCTGCATTATTCGGGCTGGCTTCCTGAATAAGATTAAGCAGGCCTACGGCGAAAATCCTCAATTGGCCAATTTGCTGCTGGCGCCGGAGTTTCGCCAGACCATCTTGGATAAGCAGGCGGCGTGGCGGGAGGTTTTGGTGGAAGCGACCCGTGCGGGGATTGCTGTACCCGCCTTTGGTGCCTCCCTAGAATACTTCGATAGCTATCGGCGCGATCGCCTGCCCCAAAATCTCACCCAAGCGCAGCGGGACTTCTTTGGTGCCCATACCTACGAGCGAATCGATAAACCGGGAACCTTCCATACGGAGTGGGTACCGATTCGGGAGGCGGGCAAAGCTTCTGTTTGA
- a CDS encoding ABC transporter ATP-binding protein — protein sequence MLAADCPALWGDQEALHPFLRLLHHSQRYQRQVGFASLSSILNKIFDLAPPVLIGIAVDLVVKRQDSLFARWGLASFEQQLLTLAGLSFVIWSLESLFEYAYARSWRNLAQQIQHDLRLETYAHVQEMDLAFFEERSSGVLLSILNDDINQLERFLDGGANEVLQVTTTVFVIGGIFFYLAPNVAIWGMLPMPLILWGSVIFQRRLAPRYAEVREKAGLLNERLANNITGIQTIKSFTAELYELERLRWDSEAYQQSNRRAIRLSAAYIPLIRFVILFGFTGTLVLGGFAAFQGRLDVGAYSTMVYLIQRLLWPLTRLGETLDQYQRAMASTQRVLNLLETPIAICPGDRPLDPHHVKGEVRFEAVGFAYAGRASVLKNVSLHVPAGQTIAIVGSTGSGKSTLVKLLLRFYEVQEGCILLDGVDIREYRLRDLRRAIGWVSQDVFLFHGTVFENIAYGSPEATRSEVIRAAKLAEAHDFIEQLPQGYDTVVGERGQKLSGGQRQRLAIARALLKDPPILVLDEATSAVDNETEAAIQRSLAQITAHRTTIAIAHRLSTIRHANCIYVLEGGEIVEQGTHEALLAQQGVYYSLWQVQAGILET from the coding sequence CTGCTTGCTGCCGATTGTCCTGCACTTTGGGGAGACCAAGAAGCCTTGCATCCGTTTCTACGACTCCTACACCACAGCCAGCGCTACCAACGCCAAGTGGGGTTTGCCTCCCTCTCCTCTATCCTGAATAAAATTTTTGATCTGGCTCCCCCCGTTCTGATTGGGATTGCTGTGGATTTAGTGGTGAAGCGGCAGGATTCCCTCTTTGCTCGCTGGGGGCTAGCAAGCTTTGAGCAGCAACTCTTGACCTTAGCGGGTCTATCGTTTGTGATTTGGAGCTTGGAGTCGCTCTTTGAGTATGCCTATGCCCGCAGTTGGCGCAATTTAGCCCAGCAGATCCAACACGACCTGCGCCTTGAGACCTATGCCCATGTCCAAGAAATGGATTTGGCCTTTTTTGAGGAGCGCAGCAGTGGGGTATTGCTCTCGATTCTCAATGATGACATTAACCAACTGGAGCGATTTTTGGATGGCGGTGCCAATGAGGTGTTGCAGGTAACAACCACCGTCTTTGTTATTGGTGGCATTTTCTTTTATTTGGCACCCAATGTCGCAATCTGGGGAATGCTGCCGATGCCCCTGATTCTCTGGGGGTCGGTGATCTTTCAGCGGCGACTGGCACCTCGCTATGCAGAGGTGCGGGAAAAGGCGGGACTCCTCAATGAACGCTTGGCCAACAATATTACGGGCATTCAAACGATCAAGAGCTTTACGGCTGAGCTCTACGAACTGGAGCGCCTGCGCTGGGACAGTGAAGCCTACCAACAGAGTAATCGCCGCGCCATTCGCCTCAGTGCTGCCTACATTCCATTGATCCGCTTTGTGATTCTATTTGGTTTTACGGGAACCTTGGTACTGGGGGGCTTTGCTGCTTTTCAGGGACGCTTGGATGTGGGGGCCTATAGCACGATGGTCTATCTGATTCAACGCTTGCTCTGGCCGCTGACCCGTTTGGGGGAAACACTGGATCAGTATCAACGAGCCATGGCCTCAACGCAGCGGGTGCTGAATTTACTGGAAACGCCGATCGCGATTTGTCCGGGCGATCGCCCCCTTGATCCGCACCATGTCAAAGGGGAGGTACGTTTTGAAGCGGTCGGCTTTGCCTATGCTGGCCGTGCCTCCGTGCTGAAAAATGTGAGCTTACACGTCCCTGCAGGTCAAACGATCGCCATTGTCGGCTCCACGGGATCCGGCAAAAGTACCCTTGTGAAATTGTTACTGCGATTCTATGAAGTCCAAGAGGGGTGCATTCTCCTTGATGGCGTGGATATTCGCGAGTATCGCCTGCGGGATTTGCGCAGAGCCATTGGCTGGGTGAGCCAAGATGTCTTTCTCTTCCACGGCACCGTGTTTGAAAACATTGCCTATGGCAGTCCGGAGGCAACCCGTTCTGAGGTGATCCGGGCAGCAAAACTGGCTGAAGCCCATGACTTCATTGAGCAACTGCCCCAGGGCTATGACACGGTGGTGGGGGAGCGGGGCCAAAAACTCTCCGGTGGTCAGCGGCAACGGCTGGCGATCGCCCGTGCCCTTCTCAAAGATCCGCCGATTCTGGTGCTCGATGAAGCCACATCTGCCGTGGATAACGAAACCGAAGCTGCCATCCAGCGATCGCTAGCCCAGATTACTGCCCATCGCACCACCATTGCCATTGCCCACCGCCTCTCCACCATTCGCCACGCCAACTGCATCTATGTCCTTGAGGGAGGTGAAATTGTGGAGCAGGGGACCCACGAAGCCCTCCTGGCTCAGCAGGGGGTTTATTACAGCCTTTGGCAAGTCCAAGCAGGAATTCTGGAAACTTAG
- the glgB gene encoding 1,4-alpha-glucan branching enzyme, translating into MTVSPEQIDRIVSNQHHDPFEILGCHQIQENGQSVWAVRAYLPNAERVSVLCPEQRQEYPMTSVHHPHFFECHIPVAELNNYQLKICENGHERVIYDPYAFRSPKLTDFDVHLFAEGNHHRIYEKLGAHLLTVDGVAGVYFAVWAPNARNVSVIGNFNHWDGRKHQMARRGNGIWELFIPGLGVGEHYKYEIKNQEGHIYEKSDPYGFYQEPRPKTASIVTDLNSYQWGDNDWLEKRRHTDPLTQPISVYEVHLGSWLHASMEDPPIGADGQPQEPVQVAELKPWARFLTYRELAAKLIPYVKELGYTHIELLPVAEHPFDGSWGYQVTGYYAPTSRYGSPHDFMYFVDQCHQNGIGVIVDWVPGHFPKDGHGLAFFDGTHLYEHADPRKGEHKEWGTLVFNYGRHEVRNFLVANALFWFDKYHIDGIRVDAVASMLYLDYGRKEGEWVPNEYGGRENLEAANFLRQVNHVIFSYFPGILSIAEESTAWPMVSWPTYMGGLGFNLKWNMGWMHDMLDYFSMDPWFRQFHHNNVTFSMWYHHSENFMLALSHDEVVHGKSHIIGKMPGDRWQKFANLRCLFAYMFTHPGKKTMFMGMEFAQWSEWNVWSDLEWHLLQYEPHQQTKRFFQDLNHLYRSQPALYTQDFKQEGFEWIDCSDNRHSVVSFIRWDKDYQDFVVVVCNFTPQPHSHYRIGVPEHGFYRELFNSDAREYGGSNMGNLGGKWADEWPYHNRRYSLDLCLPPLAVLILKLDREKTAAERARYNLKS; encoded by the coding sequence ATGACCGTTTCGCCCGAGCAGATTGACCGCATTGTTTCCAACCAGCACCACGATCCCTTTGAAATTTTGGGATGTCATCAGATTCAGGAAAATGGCCAATCCGTGTGGGCGGTACGTGCCTACTTACCGAATGCCGAGCGGGTGAGTGTCCTCTGTCCCGAGCAGCGGCAAGAATATCCGATGACGTCGGTGCACCACCCCCACTTCTTCGAGTGCCATATTCCCGTAGCAGAACTCAATAACTACCAACTAAAAATCTGCGAAAATGGCCACGAGCGGGTTATCTATGACCCCTATGCCTTCCGCTCTCCAAAGCTGACGGATTTTGATGTTCATCTCTTTGCCGAGGGTAATCACCACCGCATCTATGAAAAACTAGGGGCACACCTGCTCACAGTCGATGGCGTCGCGGGGGTGTATTTCGCCGTCTGGGCACCGAATGCCCGCAATGTCTCTGTCATTGGTAACTTTAACCACTGGGATGGCCGCAAACACCAAATGGCACGACGGGGCAATGGCATCTGGGAACTCTTTATCCCCGGGTTGGGTGTCGGCGAGCACTATAAGTACGAAATTAAGAACCAAGAGGGCCACATCTACGAAAAATCAGATCCCTACGGCTTCTACCAAGAACCGCGTCCCAAGACTGCTTCCATTGTCACCGACCTCAATAGCTACCAATGGGGCGACAACGACTGGCTAGAAAAACGGCGCCACACCGACCCCCTTACCCAACCGATTTCTGTCTATGAGGTGCACCTCGGATCGTGGCTCCATGCCTCCATGGAGGATCCCCCCATTGGGGCCGATGGCCAACCCCAAGAACCCGTACAGGTGGCAGAACTCAAGCCCTGGGCACGCTTTCTCACCTATCGTGAATTGGCGGCCAAACTTATTCCCTACGTCAAGGAATTGGGCTACACCCACATTGAACTTTTGCCCGTTGCTGAGCATCCCTTCGATGGCTCTTGGGGCTACCAAGTGACTGGCTACTATGCCCCCACATCCCGCTATGGCAGTCCCCACGACTTTATGTATTTCGTGGATCAGTGCCACCAAAACGGCATTGGCGTCATTGTCGATTGGGTACCGGGGCACTTTCCCAAGGACGGCCATGGGCTGGCGTTCTTTGATGGCACCCATCTGTACGAACACGCGGATCCCCGCAAGGGCGAACACAAGGAATGGGGCACCCTAGTCTTTAACTATGGTCGCCACGAAGTGCGCAATTTTCTGGTGGCCAATGCCCTCTTTTGGTTTGACAAGTACCACATTGACGGTATTCGCGTGGATGCCGTGGCCTCGATGCTCTATCTCGACTATGGCCGCAAGGAGGGAGAGTGGGTACCCAATGAATACGGTGGACGGGAGAATTTAGAAGCGGCCAACTTCCTGCGCCAAGTCAACCACGTGATCTTTAGCTACTTTCCGGGGATTCTGTCGATTGCTGAGGAGTCAACAGCCTGGCCGATGGTCTCCTGGCCGACCTACATGGGGGGATTGGGCTTTAACCTGAAGTGGAACATGGGTTGGATGCACGATATGCTTGACTACTTCAGCATGGATCCGTGGTTCCGCCAGTTCCATCACAACAATGTCACCTTCAGTATGTGGTACCACCACAGCGAGAACTTCATGCTGGCCCTTTCCCACGATGAGGTGGTCCACGGCAAGAGTCACATTATTGGCAAAATGCCGGGCGATCGCTGGCAGAAATTTGCGAACCTGCGCTGTTTGTTTGCCTATATGTTCACCCACCCCGGCAAGAAAACCATGTTTATGGGGATGGAGTTTGCCCAATGGAGCGAGTGGAATGTCTGGAGCGATCTGGAGTGGCACCTGCTACAATACGAGCCCCATCAGCAAACCAAACGCTTCTTTCAAGATCTGAATCACCTCTACCGTTCCCAACCGGCCCTCTATACCCAAGATTTCAAACAGGAGGGCTTTGAGTGGATTGACTGTAGTGACAACCGCCATAGCGTTGTGTCCTTCATCCGCTGGGACAAGGACTACCAAGATTTTGTCGTTGTCGTCTGTAACTTTACACCACAGCCCCATAGCCACTATCGTATCGGGGTGCCGGAGCATGGTTTCTATAGGGAATTGTTTAACAGTGATGCCCGCGAGTATGGCGGCAGCAATATGGGTAACTTAGGCGGCAAGTGGGCGGATGAGTGGCCCTACCACAACCGCCGCTATTCCCTTGATCTGTGTTTGCCCCCCTTGGCGGTGCTGATTTTGAAACTGGATCGTGAGAAGACGGCGGCGGAGCGGGCCCGCTATAACCTTAAGTCCTAA
- a CDS encoding quinone-dependent dihydroorotate dehydrogenase, which translates to MAIDPYRHLLRPLLFSGLQADPEFLHQQFISLCGWLNQDRSLGTWLRQQLQQRYALSDPRLERQVWGLRFPNPIGLAAGFDKNGVARSVWSAFGFGFAELGTVTWHPQPGNPRPRLFRLGADRAVINRMGFNNAGAEAMAASLERSPPPNIPIGINLGKSKITPLEAAKEDYLASFRRLHPLGDYFVINVSSPNTPGLRDLQAKEQLEPILETLQTANHPRKPLLLKIAPDLSWEQIAAILDLLQAYELAGIVATNTTVAREGLKSQTIPQTGRSPAAEAGGLSGAPLRDRATAVIRFIHKQTQGTLPIIGVGGIFTPEDVIEKLAAGATLVQLYTGWIYQGPSLLRELLKGLLAHAADPEKPEK; encoded by the coding sequence ATGGCCATTGATCCCTATCGGCACCTGCTGCGGCCACTGCTTTTTTCTGGGTTGCAGGCGGATCCAGAATTTTTGCATCAGCAGTTTATCTCTCTCTGTGGGTGGCTCAATCAAGATCGTTCCCTAGGCACTTGGCTACGGCAACAACTCCAGCAACGGTATGCCCTTTCAGACCCCCGCCTAGAGCGGCAGGTGTGGGGGTTGCGCTTTCCGAACCCCATCGGTTTGGCAGCGGGGTTTGATAAGAATGGGGTTGCCCGCAGTGTCTGGTCGGCCTTTGGCTTTGGCTTTGCTGAATTGGGCACCGTTACGTGGCATCCGCAGCCGGGCAATCCTCGGCCGCGCCTCTTTCGCCTAGGGGCCGATCGCGCTGTCATCAATCGCATGGGGTTTAATAATGCTGGGGCAGAGGCGATGGCTGCCTCCTTAGAGCGATCGCCCCCACCCAATATTCCCATCGGCATTAACCTAGGCAAATCAAAAATTACCCCTTTGGAGGCCGCCAAAGAGGATTACTTAGCCAGTTTTCGCCGCCTCCATCCCCTGGGGGATTATTTCGTGATTAATGTGAGTTCGCCCAACACACCGGGACTGCGGGACCTGCAAGCCAAGGAACAACTGGAACCCATTTTGGAAACGCTCCAAACCGCCAATCACCCCCGCAAGCCCCTGCTGCTGAAAATTGCCCCCGATTTGAGTTGGGAACAGATTGCTGCCATTCTTGATCTCCTGCAGGCCTATGAACTTGCCGGGATTGTAGCCACCAATACCACCGTGGCACGGGAGGGGCTGAAAAGCCAGACTATTCCTCAGACGGGGCGATCGCCCGCGGCGGAGGCCGGCGGTCTCAGTGGCGCCCCTTTGCGCGATCGCGCTACCGCCGTGATTCGCTTTATCCACAAGCAGACCCAAGGCACTCTGCCGATCATTGGGGTAGGGGGGATTTTCACGCCCGAGGATGTCATTGAAAAACTGGCGGCCGGTGCAACACTAGTGCAACTCTACACCGGTTGGATTTACCAAGGACCGAGCCTATTGCGGGAGCTACTCAAAGGACTCTTAGCCCACGCAGCCGATCCAGAGAAACCAGAGAAATAG